In one window of Thunnus thynnus chromosome 23, fThuThy2.1, whole genome shotgun sequence DNA:
- the sypl1 gene encoding synaptophysin-like protein 1, which yields MMTGFRLNLSPLKEPLGFVKLVEWLTAIFAFGSCGGFSGRNIISLFCGDGRNETLNANFHYPFRLSQVPLIEGNTTICNHSVTATHMVGDSASSSEFFVGVAIICFLYSMVALLVYLGYMHVYKDSDFGPIFDFMITAALVFLWLVCSSAWAKGLQNVKDATDTDGISATLALCKGSNITCEVTEFANMRTLNISVVFGYLNMFVWAGNAWFVYKETRWHSQKFSSPPGPGRQQVPAPI from the exons CTCACAGCCATATTTGCTTTTGGAAGCTGTGGCGGGTTCTCAGGGAGGAACATCATATCTCTCTTCTGTGGCGATGGCAGGAACGAAACTCTCAACGCCAACTTTCACTACCCATTTAG GTTAAGCCAGGTCCCACTCATTGAGGGAAACACCACTATTTGTAATCACTCCGTCACGGCGACACACATGGTGGGAGACTCGGCCTCCTCGTCGGAGTTCTTCGTGGGTGTTGCCATCATCTGCTTCCTGTATAGCATGGTGGCTCTGTTGGTTTACTTGGGCTACATGCACGTCTACAAGGACTCTGACTTTGGACCCATTTTT GATTTTATGATCACAGCGGCCCTGGTGTTCCTGTGGCTGGTGTGTTCATCCGCCTGGGCAAAGGGCCTGCAGAACGTGAAGGATGCCACGGACACCGATGGCATCAGCGCCACGCTGGCACTCTGCAAGGGGAGTAACATCACCTGTGAGGTCACGGAGTTCGCCAACATGCGGACGCTCAACATCTCAGTG GTGTTTGGCTACCTCAACATGTTTGTGTGGGCGGGCAATGCCTGGTTTGTGTACAAGGAGACCCGCTGGCACTCTCAGAAATTCTCCTCCCCACCCGGACCTGGAAGGCAACAGGTCCCTGCGCCCATCtaa